A DNA window from Mus caroli chromosome 8, CAROLI_EIJ_v1.1, whole genome shotgun sequence contains the following coding sequences:
- the Ciao2b gene encoding cytosolic iron-sulfur assembly component 2B, which translates to MVGGGGSGGGLLENANPLIYERSGERPVTAGEEDEEVPDSIDAREIFDLIRSINDPEHPLTLEELNVVEQVRIQVSDPESTVAVAFTPTIPHCSMATLIGLSIKVKLLRSLPQRFKMDVHITPGTHASEHAVNKQLADKERVAAALENTHLLEVVNQCLSARS; encoded by the exons ATGGTGGGCGGCGGCGGTAGCGGCGGCGGGCTCTTAGAGAACGCTAACCCCCTCATCTATGAGCGTTCCGGGGAGCGGCCAGTGACGGCGGGCGAGGAAGATGAGGAAGTGCCCGACAGCATCGACGCCCGGGAGATCTTCG ATCTTATCCGCTCTATTAATGACCCGGAGCATCCACTGACACTGGAGGAACTGAACGTAGTAGAACAAGTTCGGATTCAA GTTAGCGACCCAGAGAGCACAGTAGCAGTGGCCTTCACACCCACCATCCCACACTGCAGCATGGCCACGCTTATTGGCCTCTCCATCAAAGTCAAGCTGCTGCGATCCCTTCCCCAGCGGTTCAAG ATGGATGTACACATTACACCCGGGACCCATGCCTCGGAGCATGCAG TGAACAAACAACTTGCAGATAAGGAGCGAGTGGCCGCTGCCCTGGAGAACACGCACCTGCTAGAGGTTGTTAATCAGTGTCTGTCCGCCCGCTCGTGA
- the Rrad gene encoding GTP-binding protein RAD → MTLNGGSGASGSRGAGRERDRRRGSTPWGPAPPLHRRSMPVDERDLQAALAPGSLATTAAGTRTQGQRLDWPEGSSDSLSSGGSGSEEGVYKVLLLGAPGVGKSALARIFGGIEDGPEAEAAGHTYDRSITVDGEEASLMVYDIWEQDGGCWLPGHCMAMGDAYVIVYSITDKGSFEKASELRVQLRRARQTDDVPIILVGNKSDLVRSREVSVDEGRACAVVFDCKFIETSAALHHNVQALFEGVVRQIRLRRDSKEDNARRQAGTRRRESLGKKAKRFLGRIVARNSRKMAFRAKSKSCHDLSVL, encoded by the exons ATGACCCTGAATGGTGGCAGCGGAGCAAGCGGGAGCCGTGGCGCCGGCCGGGAGCGCGACCGCCGTCGAGGCAGCACCCCATGGGGCCCGGCACCCCCACTGCACCGCAGGAGCATGCCGGTGGACGAGCGAGACCTTCAGGCGGCGCTAGCCCCGGGCTCCCTGGCAACGACTGCCGCTGGAACTCGGACACAGGGGCAGAGGCTGGACTGGCCTGAAGGCTCCTCCGACTCGCTCAGTTCTGGAGGCAGTGGTTCAGAGGAGGGCGTTTACAAGGTGCTGCTGCTCGGGGCGCCTGGTGTGGGCAAAAGCGCTCTGGCGCGCATCTTTGGTGGTATAGAAGACGGAcctgaagcagaagcagcag GGCACACATATGACCGTTCTATCACTGTGGATGGAGAAGAAGCGTCACTAATGGTCTATGACATTTGGGAACAG GATGGGGGCTGCTGGCTGCCTGGCCACTGCATGGCCATGGGGGATGCATATGTCATCGTGTACTCCATCACAGACAAGGGCAGCTTTGAGAAAGCCTCAGAACTCCGGGTCCAGCTGCGGCGGGCCCGGCAGACAGACGACGTGCCCATCATTCTCGTGGGCAACAAGAGTGACCTGGTGCGCTCTCGTGAGGTCTCTGTGGATG AGGGCCGGGCCTGCGCAGTGGTCTTCGACTGCAAGTTCATCGAGACATCAGCAGCACTGCATCACAATGTCCAGGCACTATTCGAGGGGGTTGTGCGCCAGATACGCCTGCGCAGGGACAGCAAAGAAGATAACGCCCGGCGGCAAGCTGGCACTCGGCGACGGGAGAGCCTTGGCAAGAAGGCCAAACGCTTTCTGGGCCGCATCGTGGCTCGCAACAGCCGCAAGATGGCCTTCCGTGCCAAGTCCAAGTCCTGCCATGACCTCTCTGTTCTCTAA